The Equus asinus isolate D_3611 breed Donkey chromosome 25, EquAss-T2T_v2, whole genome shotgun sequence genomic sequence caggctgccgaagcagagtgtgtgaacttactCACTATGccaatgggccagccccctagagttgttttttaaatatgaaacacatggacattttaaatttatcactTAGTTATTTACTACAAATTTAATTATAACATGATTTAGAAACAGTCTACAGTATAACATTAATTCTCAGCTGTGTtgaagcttattttattttagttcattttCAGCTTATTGACATGcaattgacaaatagaaattttatgtatttaaggtgtacaacttgatgttttgatatacttgtacattgcaaaatgaccaccacaatcaagctaactAAAATATCTGTCACCTcccatagttaccattttctttctttgcttttatttatttatttttgtggtaGGAATGCTTAGggtctaccctcttagcaaataaaaggaaaaaagcgTACAAAACAGTATCATTAagtgtagtcaccatgctgtacattagatctccagaacaaAAGCTACAAAATTTCAGTAAGCCTTATTTTATAACCTAGCATTTGTTTAATTCCACATGTGCGTGAAGTTGATCTGTACTCTATATGCCTTCAGTGGGTGGGTCTTGTTAAttattctctttaaattttttatatactcACTTAGGATTTATCCACCTGGTATATTATTTACTCAGGGGAGGGTATTCAAATATCTTACTATCATAGTGGGTGTGTTATTTTTCCTCATGGTTCTCCCATCTGATTACCAGGAAGCCCTGAAAGCCACAGACCTCCTCCACGGAGACAATCCCCTTCCACTCCAGAGTAGagagcagaacacacaaactggGCAGGCTGGCTCCCAAGGAGAGGAGCCGAGGAAAGGACTGGTCTACACATGCCCCGTTCCTCTTCCAATCTCACCAATCAGATCAGTGCTTCTGAGACTTGAACTTGCTTCAGGTCAGCTtgaggcttgttaaaacacaaattgctAGATCCCACCCTCAAAGTTTCTAATTTAGAAGGTCCCAGATGCACATTCTCATTAAGATAAAATTCCTTATCCACAGTTAAGGTTTACCTGAGCACATTCCAGGTGATTTGTTGAAGCTCATTTATCCCACCACTAATCAACGTCCCTGTATTTGGAGACGGTTCAAAATGGTTTAGTGACTTGTTCTCTGAATTAAAGAACTGAAGAAATTGCctataatttcttatatttagaACTTTATGACTGTAGAGAACAAAATACCTTTCCAATAATGCTTCTGTAGGCTCgtataaattatgtttaaaaggATTTTCTCCAGCTAGCCTacatttaagtgaaaaattatatGTGGCCTGATTCAAGGGTTCATACAGGTtctgaaaaacccacagctggCATGAATGGGAGGGAGGGTAAAGATTCAGTCAGCAGAATCAgatcttctgtttttaaaatattgttctttCCTCTCACTCAGTAGAGCTAAAATTTTTGAACTGAATTCTTTACCCTACTAACTGACTTTTGAAAGACACTTATCCATTTTCCCACTGTGGgaaatttaatgagaaaatagATACAAGATATTCAAGCATAAATGGTTTGTTTGCATAAGAGATTATGGAATTAAGCAAGAGCATGGAATGGTTCTATGAAGTAGAGAGTCCATTCCTACTccagaaaggaaaatagagatgGCAGGAGGCCTAGAGCAAAAAGGCTGACCAGAGAAAGCCTTGTAAAAATCCATGGCAGGCCATGTTCTCTATGAGTAGGAGAGTTACTCTGTGGGAGAGATAGGCTCCCAGAAGACGTCTATCACTCACCAAATTTTCATTCCCACCCACTTCTCCTGCTGCATGGTGCTCAGTGCCACAGACATTCTGCTTCAGGTAAGAAGGCAACTTAGAGGCCAAATGGTGTAGTGACATAATGGGAAGGGTTAGAAAACTTTGGCTATCCCATTTCCAGCCTATTTCTAAATTCCCATGCAACCTTGGTTAAGTTATTTCCCACATCTTCACTTCAGTTTTATCTTCTGTAAAGACAGATGGGTTTTTGCCAGATGCCTAACTCAGGAGTTCAGTGATTCAATGCCTAGCTGCAAATGGTGTTTGCTCAAAGTAAGGCTTCAAACATTGAATGTTGACTTAACCTGAGACTTGAACCTAGTCTTATTGTCTTACCAGTATGAGCCCATCTCTCCTACTCCCATCAACTTctcacaacaaaagaaaaattgctttGACTTGGGAAAGGAAAGAATCACAGGTTCGATTTCTgctattgttgctgtttttctctaCCCACAGAATTAGTCTTCAtagtttaataatattaaaatgggTTTCCCTTTACTTATGACCTACCATAGTTCAGAGCAGAGAGTGTAGTCCAAATCTGGGCTGGATGGTCAGGGAAAATTGACTTGAGGCTGAGGCTACATTGTCATACAAAAAAGCAAAGTCAAGTGGGACAGCCCATCCACATTAAATAAGTTGggattccagaacatttcattatTCTAGTCAGGATTCCTGAATTGAGAGGAAAGCCAATGTTACTGTATGTCACCCCAcatacattttccttctggtaaaataagttaaaataaacacCTAGTCATCTTTGcactagaaataaaatatttcaacatcTTTAGGCAAAAACATGAAACCCAAAACTCATTTACCCTATCATTAAAAGTGAAGTGTTGCCCAgaagatttactttaaaaatgagttttctttttgtattttcagtaAAGCTGTAACCGGGTTATCCTGAGACAAAGAATCTTCTAGGAGGATCCTACAATTCCATGGCGTGGTATGAAGAGAACTTTCAGAGAAGTAATAACTGAATGCCTAGGGTACTAGGATTCCAAGGTCTGAGTCTTGGGGAAAATGTCAGAATAAACTTCTGTGAaacttagttttgtttttctcattcccTTTCTGCCAATGTAGGCACTCCTTCCCTCCACTTTTCATGACATTCTACCACCACAGGTATACATAGAGCAAAGTAGAAAAGTTGGTTTCTTGACATTAGTCAATATGCTGTTGCTAACTTGATATTaagtcaatgtgtgtgtgtgtgtgtgtgtgtgcgtgtgtaagaGAGAGGAGATAACTGACTCTTCTAAACaaaactttgaaaacaaaaattgtgCCTCCTTTTTCTATCTCCTCTTGGTTCCTAGAGCTAGTTTTGCACTCAAAGGCCTTTATTAATGATATTGTGTGGTTGACTGATGATTTCAAATTCTAACTGCAGGGTATATTTCCATAACTCACTTTTAATGATCAACACATCCAGCACCCTGATCTCTAAACCCCTGATCTTCTTCATTAGAGAGTAAATTCTCAGCTTTAGCTTCAAACACTCTTTTATTGCAGGATCACCCAGGAACACTGAACTCAACGTTCCCATGAGCTCTCCTTTCATAACTTACTGATCTATATCTGAACATGTACCCAAGaagttcctttatttatttatttttttgctaaccTTATTTACTATTTTCTCAGTTCTTCTCCAGGAACCCTATCTTAAACACAATCCCACAGTCAGCTTTGGTTCTTACAAACTCTTTCAAACACAGTTCTATCTCTctctaagtctacctaaaagTTTACACTTGCATCCTtattttttggctatttttttaCTTATGTATCCTTTCACCCATATTAGATAGGTATGGGTTTAGAGGACATATTTCTTCTCCCTTTACAAATATCCCGATTTGTCACAATCCAAGACTCAGTCCACTTTAGTTGGTCTATGAAGTGTGTTTGACAAATTATTTGACAGATTATTAGATTAGTTGATTGACTAATCAACTAAATCTTACATTTACCAAATGAATGCCTATGACTCTACAGATCCTCAGGGTCCCTTCAACATGGCCCTAATCCTCTGACTGACCCTCCTGACAGCCTCCTTCACTTCTTTATTACGAAGAGTATAAATAATTGGGTTGAGAAAAGGGGTAAGAAAAGAATACACCAAGGCAATAAGCTTGTCTGTGCCCTCAGGTCGATTCCCAGCTGGCCCCACATAGACAATGAAGGCAGATCCAAAGAATAGTGTTACTACAGTTATGTGGGAGGAACAGGTGGAAAAGGCCTTGGCACGGCTGGCAGCTGAGGGCAGCTTCAGCACGGCTCTCAGGATACCCCCATAGAGTCCTAAAATGAGCACAAGATTGCATGCATTGATCATACCAATCACTACAATATGGACTTGAGCACGCCAGCTTGTGTCCACACACGCCGATCGCATTAGTGGGGCCAGGTCACAAAAGTAATGGGCCACCTCTTTTGAACAGAAGGGCAAAGTGACTGTGAGGCTGGCTGGCACAAGTGCAGCTGAGAAGCCAGCCACCCAAGTGGTCCCTGCTAGCCATAACTGTACCTTTCTGCTCATGAGTGCATGGTAGTGGAGAGGGTGACAGATGGCGAAGTAGCGGTCCAACGCCATGACACCCAACAGATAACACTCAGTCATGCCCAAGGAATGGAAGACATATAACTGGATGAAGCACACAGCTGATGAGATGGGTGAATGTCCATGGAGCAAGGTATGCAGCAGTGTGGGCACTGTGGTGCTGACATACCAGAGTTCCAAGAAGGAGAGGACACTGataaagaagtacatgggtgtggaTAGTCCAGAATCTGCTTGAATGAGGACAATGACGAACAAGTTCCCTGCCATAGTGAGGAGATAGATACACAGGGTCCCCGAAAATGCAAGAAGTCGCAGAGTTCCAGTGGCAGTGAAACCAACAAGGATGAAACTCTGGATCCACGTGTGGTTGACATGATCCATGATTCCTAGGAATGAAAGGTAGAGACAGAAAGTTAACTACTTCAAGATTCTTCTTGAGAAATTTCCCCAGAGCCAGAAGTATAGAACATATGCACCTAAAAATATCTTACACATTATCAAACCAACTTCCCTCACTTTCCAAAAGAGGAACTGAAGACCAGAAAGCAGAAGTTATTTGTATAATATCACAGTCTGCTGATGACAAAGTCAGAGTGGAGTCCACGTTTCCTGCTTCACAGCCCAGCACTTTTCCAGTTGTATAGAATGTGACACCAGAGTCTCAGGCCCGAGGATTTTCTCCCACGTGCCCCACTGGGCAACAGAAGAGATAGGAAAATTTTCACACTCATCTTCTTACAGTTAAAATGAAATTTCCTACAATTCTTTAAAGCATCCACCTGTACCATACACCCTACATCCAACAATCAGTTGTACTAAACTGTGGGAAAGGAGACATATACTTTCTAAAATGTGATTGCTAAGTCTCCTTTGTGGAACCTCTCTAGAATTCAAGAATGTTCTCAGTAAGGGCTGTAGGAGGAAaagatgggagaaaaaagaagtgtAAATACTGGTGCATTTTAAGGAAGGACTCCCAAAGGGAATTATGTACCAGAATGTCTTTAGGGGTTGTGTGTGAATTGATGAAGTCAGGACCCTATGATGTCAGTCTAAAGGGCTGTAGAACAAGACAAAACACATTCTCTTTGGGAATTGGCTTTCTAAACTTGCTCTACCACTAACTCAAAATGACGTTGAACCTGGCAATTTCTCCTTTCCTTACCACAACCTTCTCTTCTCTAAACTGAAGAAATTTAAATAGATGCCTCATAAAGTTACACACAGCCCTGGTAGTCTGCGATTCTCTAAAGCCcctgaaaaatgtctttggggTGATGGTGGAGATAGATGATGTACACTAATGTCCTAAGAGTTTTCTTCCCACACATGTAATAGGCCTCACCTATGAAAGATCAAAGCCCATTCCTAGTCCTCTCTTCAGCTTCTTTCATCTCTGCTTCACCATCCCTGTCTATTACCTGACTGTTTTGATGATATTAAGACTTGTAGCTTCTTTTTCAATGTTCTTTCTGCCTCCAAAAGACTTCCCTCTTATATTTCACATTTCTGGGAATGCTGGCCTCCCAGGTGCTCCTTGCTGTGTGTTCCCTGGGGTTGCTGGGTGTGGTTACCTCTCAGTAGGGGTTCCTATGGGGCAGGAGATTGGGCACAGGAAAGTGAAGCAGCTCAGCTCTATTTCCCAAATGACTCTCAACTCTGCAACCCTGACTGTTGGGCTCTGGAATCCAATCTCAGGGACATTGCCTCCTCGGGCCATGAAATTTTTTGCAAGTTCCATATAGCTTTCTATGGGGAGAGATAATACAACTTGCATACTTTTGTGCACAAATGGAGAATTACATCTTGAGCATCCCAGAAGtgaatttcatcttttaaaaattctccttaCAGGGAAATTTCTCATCCAACTTTTCTTTCCGATCACAACTAACCTCATTACCTTATGGGCACAATCAACTCAGGCACCACTATCAATTCTGGGCTGAACATCTCTACCTTCATTAGTCTCACTACTATCTCTACCTTCATTATGTCCtctatcatttattcattgatttaatCGTTGTTTATTGAATACCTAATATACTGTTCTAAGTGCATTGTTCTAAGTCTCTGTTACCAGTATTGTTGCCATTACTTATATCACCACCACTATAATCATTTCCCAGGACTTCCTCATGAGGCTTATCCACTTTTTCGTAATCACTTTTATTTATATCCATCAAAAGCCCTGAGATTATCTTTATATCAAAAGCCCTGAGATTAGCATCTGAGctctgacctcagctgggaactaTCTGTGAGCATGTGCTTGGATGAATATGGaatctagaaaaataatagaataaaagcATTTATTATCGGAAGTAATGCATTTGAATCTTTTATAGATCAAATGTACTTTTTCTCAGAATCAAAGGTAGAGACAAGACGGTTGCTAAATTAAATGTAATATAAAGTGGTGACTGTAAAATATGAACAAGTGTATCAACactaaaatgaaggaaattattGGACGTTCTGACATCCCATTGGAAAAACTTCCTACAGGGACTGGAGATGTtggagcaaaaggaaaagaagatatttGCTTCTGAGAGTGCTAATGTAACTTCAGAATTGGAAAAGTctctttgaggaaagaaaagcaaacaaaaactcaaGTATTTGGACAGAGAGCCTGGTTTATTCTCAAGCAGTATTGAGCCTACATCCTTCTTCATCTGAAATACCTGACCTTTGTCTAGGATGAATAGTTGTCACTGCTCTTTGACTAAATTACTGCGTCCTTCACAGTCCCAAACACCAAGACTCTTCGTTTTCTCCTTATTTCATGGATGTGTATAGATTAGCCATCTGTCTAGATTCTTCAGATGAATGGTTGTGCTGGACTCAGAGTGGCCACTTTAATACTTATTTTTAGTTCTGTATATCTGCACACCACGTTGGTATTCCTACATTCTCCTTTTATGAGCCAGACTCTGAAAGTCTTGCCAAATactaaaataatgtaataaatatgGGAAAtcacagtcattcattcattccttcatttaatacatcttttaaacatcttttatgCCCAGGTCTTATTCTGGGAACTGGGGAAAATAAGATGCACAAACACAGTTCTTTTCCCTAACATGTTTACTGCAGACTTTGGGAGATGGACCCTCAAACCAgacaattatataaaaaatataaattttttaaacataagaaaaaatttcaaCCTCATGCACAGTAAgataaatttaagtttaaaactacaatgagataacaTTTCTTAATTTTCGTATTTACAAAGGttcaaaagtttgaaaacacacTTTACAGAAATTGCTATGAAGAAACACActttcatccattgctggtggaagAACTAAATGGCATAAtctctttcaaagaaaatataagaatatttgCCCAAATTACATGTACATTTCCACAATGACCTGAGAATCTCACTGCTGGGAattcatatgtacatatatgaaataatgtatatgtAAAGTTATTCATTGTAGATCTCTATTTGATAGCCAAAGACTAGAGCAACACAAGAGTCCTTTAATAGAGGACTAGTCAAATTAAACATACATTGGAATACTATGGAGCTATTTTTTCAAATGGGAAACCACTctttacaaagaaatgaaaagattttcaagatttcttactaagaataagaaaagcaaagacaCAACAAAGTTTGTAGTATGGAGCCATATGCTTAAGAATAGGAGATTATAAATTATTCTTATCTTCTGAGTTTTGCATATAGAAACACTGAAATCATACAGGAAAAACTATTAAAAGTGGCCACCTGTCAGGGTGGGAATGAGGGATAGAAAGGAGCAAATATGTTGGGAATTGGGAGTAGCAGGACTTCTGTACGTAAATACTCCTGGATTGCTCTGAGTTTTGAAACATTTAGTTGTATTATTTGTTGAAGCAAAgaagtcacatttaaaaaaaaagtgttagttCAGTGTTATGCTGTGGTCGTATGTCCTTGTTTGCCCCAACTCTGGGTTAATATATCTGATGTCCTAGAGTAGTTATTAACAGTACCTCCTTTTGCTCACTAACTCATTTGAGCTTAGGCAACAACTGTATAAACACTTTATATGACGGAATATTAGTCTTAATGCTAGTGTTGATGCCAATAagccataaccaatctataaaccatacttggggtgagtttattatgaaccAGATTTGAGGACCACATAGCctgggagagtccttccacaaaggaatggagcactccaaagaagtgaggGCGTAGAGAGTGGTTCTATAcagtcaaagagcatgtatcacatatgattgaaatgtctcttTTGCAATAGTCAagagattgccctgttggcacagtgattgatggacacagcaggtagcaggtctgttgtctctaGCTGGGTAGTCACAGCtgagcacagcaatcaattcctactctagggagagatgcttatccttaaggaaatgccaaagtgggggaagctgcacctttatcttaagggcatttgttcttgtctttgggacaaaACAAATGCTTacagcagatatacaatgcatgctcaactgCCACAtcaagcccttttggaaaaaacaaaatgaggccaaattagttttataccaatagcttcctcatatactccaatatatcctgttgcttgACATTTGTTTATCACTAGTACTGAGCAACTGGTCTGATTATGGTAGATTTTAGTCCTGGCTTCTTCTCATTGTCTCTCCTACTAGAGGCGTTATCTAGATATCACCAGGGAAGAAGCGGCCAAAAGTTGAGTCTTACCTTGGACACTTACACCAATATGTCACGCACTAAggcattgattttcatttttgtcacACCATAGCACATATAAAAAGTGATAGTATTTGTAGAGAACCCACAGGTGATCAGAAAGGCTGCTTACTGCCAGAGGCAATCAGTCGAGGGACTCCAGTTTCCTCAAGCCTTATATGACCATTTAAAGGGCATGTGTTAGGGGTGAGGAATCAGTTACTCAGCACCACTGTTATTTTTATCAGTTGGGAAATTCTGCACGAAGGATGATATAAACTTTATATTCTAAAAGGAAGGAGGTTGCAAGAGAGGAAAGATTGTAAAATGAAAGGCAAGAGAGTTTGGAGCTATGAATAGATCTAAGAAAAATACTATATCCTGATGGAGTTATAGGAGGGGCACTTAATCTCTGTCACACTCATTTAACTcttgagttcattcattcatttgctcactaATGAATAAATCAATGGTGCTGCCTTGAGTTGTTAATTATTGCTATCTCTAAAACAGGATTGAAAGCCCTCAGGCTCTCTGCACAGTATAGACCCACAGAGATGGGACCCACAGGGTTATTGATTAATGGGACCCAAGCCGTTGCAAGGGCAAGCAGTTTCAGCCAGTCTTTTGTGCTGCCACCAGAGGGAGCATAGGAGTTTCCTGTGTGCCTGCAATGACTTGCAAAAAGAGCCATCTCAAGAAAGGTGTCCAAGAGGAGTGAAAAGATCAGAGCTCAAAAACAATAGACATAGCAGGCCAGGGGAACAGAGTATTGCACCCTGCATTTAGGGAAGCAGCATAGATTTGGTGAAAACAGGACGTACTGTTCAGGTAATGCAAGTTGACTTTGGACACTTAGGTCAAAAGGAGATGCTTCACTTGGATGCtaccaattcttttcttttttttttttttttgaagattggcactgagctaacatctgttgccaatcttcctcttttttttttcctctccacaaagctccagtacataactgtatatcctagttgtaagtccttctagttcttctgtgtgagatgctgccacagcatgacttgatgagcaatgtgtacatccatgcccaggatgacgaacctgcaaaccccgggctaccgAAGTGAAGTGCAGGaccttaactgctacaccaccaggagGGCCCCTGGATGCTGCCAATTCTTCTGACTTCACACATAATGAAAATTTGAGATGTGTGTTGAAACTAAACATTCTCAAGGAAAGAAATTCCCACTGCTGAAATGTAGGTGGAAAATCTTTGAAGCAATAATGATTAATATCTATGTACTGCCTAAAGTTtcattattgtcctcattttccagatcagcaaactgaggcacaaggaagcTAAGTGcattacccaaggtcacactgcaagTATAGGGTAGAATTAATGTTCGAACCCAAGCAGACAGGCCTCAGAGTCCATGCTCTGACCACTATATTGCCCTGCCTCTGGAATAATAAGGCTAATGTATGTATTGAACACTTGTCATGTGTTATTTTACTTAATCTTTAAAACTCTttgttacataatttttttaaaggaagacaaaattGAAGTCAAGAGAGAAATTACTTTCGTTTTTGTCTAGGATCACAAAGCCAAAAAGTGACAAAACTTGGATTTGGATCCCCTTCCACTCTCTGTTCTGGATATTCAGATCTTGCCGCCTGGGGCCTAGTTCAGATCCTGTTTTCTTTAAGAAGTGTTGCAATCATAGAATGAAAACTCCCTAAGCAGGAAGGAATGTGAGCAGTCCTCTGCTCCAGGCTCTCACTCAGCACAGAAAGAATGAGACTGAGGAAGTCTTGCCAATGTTATCAGCCTGCCAGAGTGGATCTGGAGATGAATCCATGTCTCTTTACAGCAAGTCCAGGATCTTTCGAATTTCATCATGTAAATATTGGGATGATTCTTCCTTCTTCAGAGGaaaattatgaagattaaattaaaagtacatttaaaaGCAGCTGTCACTGTTTCTGACATAGGGCAGACATACTAAAAAAATTGGTTTGATTTTTCAGCAGTTACTTatataagaatgaaaaacagaatatttaaaaccCATAGAATGGCCTAGTGTCTGCCAAGATTTTGGTCCGATCTTTCTCACTAATTTTCTCACATCCTTTTGCTGGTATTTGACCCTCAATTCACACATCACTAAAGTATGAAAGTTGAACCTGAgcaatgattttcaaaagttGCCCAGCAGAGAAAGTGGTGTGGGagctagaggagaaaagaggcaaTAGAATGTGGTCAGAGCTTCAGGTCCCTATTTCTATTTCAATCTGTTTTCTACTTTGTACTAGTGTGCTTTATATACAAGACTTGCAAAGcttggttaaaaaaatatatatttatttatttattcttatttaataCAGCTCCAGATGATTTCAAAGGTGTATTCTATGATATTAGAAGAGAACTCAGACAACACCTTCATCCAATACTTTGCTCTTTCCCCATTAGAGAGTAAACTATTATCTCTAGCTTCCAGCCTCCTGCCCGGTGGAACTGTTCTCTCCTCCCCTGAGCTACCTTTGATCATATGATAACCCCAGATCACTGGATTCCACTATACTAAGCTTTCTGCCCACGGCTCACTGTTTCACATCTGAAACCTAGGCAAGTTAGAATTTTAGTCTCTTTTTTCCAAACATGTTTTTCACCTTTTCAATCCTTCTCTGGAAATCCTATCTTGACAAAAGCCCCCACTCTCacctttagtttttcttctttgtctcagtATTACACTGTCTCTCTAAGTTATAAGTTCAGCAAAACCATTTGTGCTGTGTCTCTgttattttcctgctttgtcaCATTTCTCTCCCCTTTGGATTGGGGTGAAATCAAAGACATATCTCCTTTCTCTGTACATATTCAAACTCTGATTAATCCGGGACCATCTCTTCCTGAGTAAGTGTTTGCAGCATGTTTGACAAATGAGTTGACTGATTATTTCACTGGCATTTACTTTAACTCTGACCAGATGATCAACTAACCAACTGGCTGATTCCTGCAGTTACCGGGAAGCTGGGCTATGACAATAAAGATT encodes the following:
- the LOC106835819 gene encoding olfactory receptor 10C1-like — protein: MDHVNHTWIQSFILVGFTATGTLRLLAFSGTLCIYLLTMAGNLFVIVLIQADSGLSTPMYFFISVLSFLELWYVSTTVPTLLHTLLHGHSPISSAVCFIQLYVFHSLGMTECYLLGVMALDRYFAICHPLHYHALMSRKVQLWLAGTTWVAGFSAALVPASLTVTLPFCSKEVAHYFCDLAPLMRSACVDTSWRAQVHIVVIGMINACNLVLILGLYGGILRAVLKLPSAASRAKAFSTCSSHITVVTLFFGSAFIVYVGPAGNRPEGTDKLIALVYSFLTPFLNPIIYTLRNKEVKEAVRRVSQRIRAMLKGP